The region TCCTTTTAGTGAAATACAAAAAATGGGGGTTTTGCATACTAATGCAAATAAAAGCATAAGAAACCGCATGAGCACTAAACTCTAAGGATTATAAACCCAGTTAACTTTAAAGGATGTGTTCATGCGGCAGTATTTCAGATGGAAATTTTAAAACTGGGAATCACCATCTCAACGTATATGTTACATTTTTTGGTATCTGATAAGTAGTCAATACCTCTTCAGTGGAACTAAAAATTGATGTGTATGCAAACTATGCATCAAACTTAGCCCTCAAACATCGAAAACTTCTCCACAACCGAAATCCGATCCTTCTTAATCGGCTCTTTATCGAAATAGCCAAGATGCAGCAGCCCGACAATTTTCTCATCATCACCAACATTTAGAATCTCTTTCATTTTTGGGTCATAGATATGCGGATTTGTTTTCCATACCACACCAAGCTGTTGTTCCCAGGCCAGCAGCCAGAAATTTTCAATCATGCATGCAGTCGCACCAAAGTTTTCATCATATTGCTTTTGGCTTTCTGGTACTTGCATAATAACCGCAAGCAAGGCATTTGGCTCGTTCAAATATTCTTCGCGATTTGCCTGACGTTCTTCCGGATACGTTGCAGCAACTTGTTTAGCGAAACTTGATTTATGCTCCTGATCAATGAAAATAAAGCGCCATGGCTGCCGCAGTTGATGTGTTGGCGCCCAAATAGCGTCTTCCAGCAATTCCAGTACAGTTTCTTTGGTAACAGGTTTATCATTATAGCCTTTTTTAACAGCGCGTCGTTCACGGATCACTTCCGCAATGGATGATCGTTCTTTTGTTTCTGCCACCAAAAATCTCTCCTTTAATTTATCTGCTTGGATTTTTAATTGATAATTGTTATCAGTCAAAGTGTACCCGAAAAAGGAATTTAAATCAACGCACTTACTTTTTGCTGGGTATCCACGTGTTGAACAATGGGGAGTGCTGGAGCAAGATCCTGTTGTCGATGCGTCCATGACAGTGCTGGAATATGTGCAAACAGCAAGTGAAGAACGTTATCAGTTAAAACGGGAATTGGAGCAAATCCAATCACAGTTGACCCATCCAACAACCGATTTAATGGAAAAGTACAATGATGTTTATAACCAGTTTTTAGCGGTCGATGGCTATCAGTTGGAAGCGGAGGCTGAAAAATGCTTACAGGATGTCAAATTGGATAGGTTAACATGGGCTTATTCCTTAGACAAGCTTCTTCATAGGAATAAGCCATTACAATCCAATATAAGGAATATAAAGCATCCGGTACGTCCAATCAAAAGCATTCAATCTCATTCAAAAAGCACGAATGGATAAATCCCATATGTTTCACTGGAACAAATTCAGGTTCATTTTTGATTGCAATATAGCTCGTTGCGTGCTATTGTATTAAACAATATATTTTTGTAGCTACCATCTTTTAGAAAGGAGACGTTAATATGCAGCGAATTACATTGGAACAAATTTTCACGCACCCGATTGCGCAAAAGTATTTGAAACGCTCAGGTGTTGCCCATGCTGTTGCGGTTGCAGAACATGCATACCATTTTGCCAATAAGTACGGTGTTGATCCGGATTTAGCAACCAAAGCCGCGTTGCTGCATGATGTGGGACACTACACATGGTATAGCAATGGGGAATGGGATTATGAATTATACCGGGAAAATGATATTCATGCGATTAAGGGAGCGAGTCGTGCGCATAAATTGTTGATTCGAATTGGCGAAGATCGGCATGCTGCGAAGGAAATTGCAATTGCGATTTTACTCCATACTGATTCTTATTTACCTGAAGGCAACCTTGAATTAAAACCATTGCAGTATGTTGTTGCGTGTGCGGATGAAGCCGATGAAGAGTATGGCGGTAACCACCATTACCGGAAAATGGATGATAGAGAAGCGGTCGAGCGGTTACGGATATTAGATCGTCAAATAGATCAGCAACGAAAAAGTTTGTCTCACATTATTTGAACAGCTAATTACCTTTTAAACAGGCATTAGCTGTTCTGTTTATATAGATGGAATTGATTCGTTAAAGAAAATCCTGCACCAGGAACGATGCAGGTTCTGTTTCAAACATATGTGAAAGGGCAGGGATTACACCGCGCCGAGATATTCTTCAAGGGTGATATGTTTTTCATAGATCACCTTGGCAGCATCTTTTCCCACATAACGAATATGCCACGGTTCATATTGATATTCGGTAATGTCCACTTTGTCTTTTGGATAGCGGATAATAAACCCGTACTTGTGCGCGTTATCCTTTAACCATTTACCCTCATTGGTATCCGCGAAGTCCTCCACTATATCGTAATTGATGTCGGGACTGGTAACATCCATGGTAAGCCCTGTTTGGTGTTCACTCTCCCCAGGTCGTGCACTGTATTTATTGGCAGCGGCTTTACCATCTTTTGCAACGTAGGCATCGAATACGGATTTTTGCCGATCATGGGAACGATAGCCAGATTGCCCGAATAAATTGACCCCTGCCGCATCACCAGTCGCAAACAATTCCTCCAATGCGTCAGCTGCTTCTTTACGCATATATTTTTTAGGGATATCCTCTGTAAATGGAAAGCGAACATCTGGAATAACCAAATCGTCCGGTTCATAATCTGCGGGTAACGCATGGTGTTTATTGACAAGTACCAGCGTATCTTTCGGGTTAGAAACAGTAATGGTCTTGTTACTATCAGCATTGACAGCATCTTGGGAAAGACCTTTACCAGGGTTTATCGTAAATGATCCATCCAGTGCCCGTTCAAGCCACTGTTTGGTATCTGCATCATAAATCCCCGTTGCCGCCAGTTTCACCTGTTGCGATTGAAAGTCTTTCAAGGCCATTGTCGTATCATCATCAAATGTATCACTTTCAGGCAAGGAATAACCCAGTTCTGACAATACCTGTTTTAATTCGGTTACTTTTTTTCCACTTGCACCATTTCTTAGTTCAGGATCAGGCAATACAAATTTTGTTTCATCCGCATTACTACTTTCTTTGCTAGTTGACTCATCGTTTGCACATGCCGTCAACATAAAAATCCCCACAATCATCATAACAGCGGGCAACAACCTTTTAAACATACATTAAATCTCCCCTCAACCGGGACAGAGGGACGGTTCCTTTGTCCCAGTTGTAATTTCGACTTTATCTATTATAGCACCATGATAATGGGACGTAAAAAGAAATTTTTCCAGTGGTAAAGGCAATTTGAATACTGAAAATTACAGACAATATTACATCATTAGGCAGGATATTGGAGAGTACAAGGATGCACTTTTTTATTGGCTAGAAAATTATAAATTTTCTCGGTTGTGGATAATTTTTATGTTAAAATTTAATTGTTCTTACTTTGAGGAGTAGAAAGATGAGAAAAGGAACCGGGATTATTAAAGAAATTCTTAAAGATCATTTTGCAGGCTTCTGGGAACTCCATTCGAATCGTTTTCCTGAGTCGTATCGTGACCATATCAAAGAGACTGTTGAGAAGACTATTCGTTGCAGTACACGTGATTTAGGTTATGCCCGATATGAATGTTTAGGATGTGAAGGAAATCCTTTACCGAAATTCGTTTGTTTTACCTGTAAAAGCAGATTGTGTCATAGTTGCGGAAAAAAGTATACCGATGACTGGTCGGATAAACAACAAGAAATGATCTTTAATGTTACACATCGTCATATGGTTTTTACTATTCCTCAAGAAATAAGAAATGTATTCTATAATAACCGAAAAAAATTAAATGAGTTAAGTAACCAAGTGGCTGAAGTTTTTAAATATCACAATAAGAAGAAAAGTATCAAAAATGAAGATTTTAGGTGGGGGAGGATGTCAATAAAAATAGGTTTAGCTCTTTTTGATGACGGGTAGCAGTAACTATAACCGTATAGAAAGGGGCATAAATCAATGGAAAACTTTATGAACGATTATTTTACAACGAATTTTTGGACAGGAGTTCAAAATGTAGTTATAGCACTTATTGTATTTCTTGTCGTATGGCTCATAGCTAAATTGGTAAGTAATACAGTAAAGAAGGCTTTAAAGAAAACAAAATGGGATGATAAATTATTTAATCGGTTCCGGTTAAAAGGGGAGCCTGTGAAGTCAGAAAGGTTTATCGCAAAAGCAGTTTATTACATACTGCTGATTGTTGCCTTTATCTTATTCTTCAATATCCTGAATCTGACGATGATTGCTAATCCATTATCGGATTTGATCTCCACATTCTTAGATTTTATTCCGGCAGTTGTGAAGGCAGTGTTGATTTTACTATTGGCTTGGGTCATTGCAACCATTGTCCAATGGCTGATTGTTGAAGGAAGCAAGAAACTGCGCATTCAGCGTCTATTTTCTAAAATAGGGATTGCGGACTCCGAGGAAGGTATTAGAAAAACCACCGAAACAATCGGAAAGTTTGCGTTCTACCTTATTTTACTCCTATTTATTCCTGGTGTACTGCAGGCTTTAAATATTCAGGGAGTTGCCGAACCGTTTAGCGGTCTGTTGGCGTCTATTTTAAACTTTATCCCTAAACTTGCTGCAGCGGTACTTATTTTTGCTGTAGGCTGGTTCGTTGGCAAAATTGTCCGCAGTGTGGTAACCAATTTATTAGATGCGGCAGGTACAGAAAAATGGATTCAAAAATTAAAGCTGTCCAATTTATTTGAAGGGACATCTTTTGCAAAATTTGTCGGAAACATTGTTTTTATCCTTATTCTAATTCCGATTACGATCTCCGCTTTAGAACAATTGGAATTAGCAGGGATTACGGAACCGGCAATTGGCATGCTGCATAGTGTCGTGCAGATGATTCCGAATATCTTGATTGCGATTGGTTTAATTTTGGTTGGAATCTGGTTAGGTAAGCTGATTGGCGAATTTGTCAGCAGTTATCTTGCTAGATTAGGATTTAATCGTTTTATTTCCACTGTCAGCAATAATAAAGTGGTGGATCAGGAGAAATGGACACCATCGTATATTGCTGGCTATATTGTACAGATTTTAATTATATTCTTCTTAACCGTGCAGGCGCTATATCTTATCCAGCTGGATTTCCTAGTAGGAATCGCAACCGCGATTACTGCTTATCTGCCAAATGTGCTGGCAGCAGTGCTTATTTTGGGTATTGCCTTATTACTTGGTTCGATGGTGCAAAAAGTATTGCTGCATCTGTTAAATGGACCGGCAACTGGTGTGCTTGCAGGCTTTGCCAAGTATAGTATTTTGATTCTGGCAGCATTTATGGCAGTATCTCAATTAGGAATTGCATCAACTATCGTAAATAGTGCGTTTATCTTACTTCTTGCTGCATTAGCATTGGCGTTTGGGCTTGCCTTTGGTTTGGGAGGAAAAGATTTTGCAGCAAAATATCTGCAGAAATTTGATAAAACAATTGATAATACTTCCATTAATCAAGAGCAGCAAAATAATACGGACAATAATGATAACCTGTAACAACAGGGAGAATGGCGTGTATACCTTCAATGGTATATGCGCTTTTTGTTCCTCATTTCGACAAACGAAAATATTATTCTTGTTATTTCCCGGGAAATATCGACAAGTTTTTCGATAGCATTTCCTTCATAACGTAAAAAGTTGAAGCGTTTCTTTTTTAAATAAGCACAGTAAAGAGCGTGGCATATTACCACGCTCAATAGCTTTGTATAAGATTGTCTTTCTTTAACCTCTCTCTTCAAACAACCGGCAAATTTCTACAATAACTTTTGTCGCTTTTTCCATTGTTTCGACGGACACGTATTCATATTTCCCGTGAAAGTTCTCACCGCCAGCAAATAGGTTCGGTGTAGGAAGTCCCTTGTACGAAAGTTGCGATCCGTCAGTGCCACCGCGGATAGGCTGGACGATTGGTTTAATATCCAGATTTTCCATGGCCTGATAAGCAACATCGACAATTTCCTTGACCGGTTTTATTTTTTCACCCATATTATAGTATTGATCTTTCATCTGTAGTTCGAGACTGTTTTCACCATATTTATCTTTCATGGCTTGCACGTTTGCTTTCATTGTTTCCTTTCGCCTGGCAAAGTTATCCTTGTCAAAGTCCCGGATAATAAAGGTGGCCTGGGTATTTTCCACATTTCCACTGACTGAGATTAAATGGAAAAACCCTTCATACTTTTCGGTGTGTTCCGGTGTTTCACTTTCTGGGAACTTACAAATAAACTCGGCTGCCATGCGTCCTGCATTCACCATTTTATCTTTAGCTGTTCCGGGGTGAACACTATTTCCTTTAAAGTTTATTTTAGCAGCGGCAGCATTAAAGCTTTCATATTGCAATTCACCAAGCGGACCGCCATCAACCGTATAGGCAAAATCAGCGTTGAAGCGATCTACATCAAATTTATGTGGTCCCCGGCCAATCTCTTCGTCAGGAGTAAACGCAACACGGATTTGTCCATGTTTAATTTCCGGATGGTTAATCAAATATGCCATAGCGGTCATGATTTCCGTCACACCTGCTTTGTCATCCGCTCCTAGCAATGTTGTCCCATCAGTTGTAATCAGTGTTTGTCCTTTGTAGCCAGAAAGCTCAGGGAAATCTTTCGTGGATAACACGACATCTTCATTCAATTGAATATCATTGCCATCAAAGTTTTCGATGATTTGTGGATTGACATTTTTCCCTGTAAAGTCG is a window of Lentibacillus daqui DNA encoding:
- a CDS encoding HD domain-containing protein translates to MQRITLEQIFTHPIAQKYLKRSGVAHAVAVAEHAYHFANKYGVDPDLATKAALLHDVGHYTWYSNGEWDYELYRENDIHAIKGASRAHKLLIRIGEDRHAAKEIAIAILLHTDSYLPEGNLELKPLQYVVACADEADEEYGGNHHYRKMDDREAVERLRILDRQIDQQRKSLSHII
- a CDS encoding M15 family metallopeptidase, whose product is MFKRLLPAVMMIVGIFMLTACANDESTSKESSNADETKFVLPDPELRNGASGKKVTELKQVLSELGYSLPESDTFDDDTTMALKDFQSQQVKLAATGIYDADTKQWLERALDGSFTINPGKGLSQDAVNADSNKTITVSNPKDTLVLVNKHHALPADYEPDDLVIPDVRFPFTEDIPKKYMRKEAADALEELFATGDAAGVNLFGQSGYRSHDRQKSVFDAYVAKDGKAAANKYSARPGESEHQTGLTMDVTSPDINYDIVEDFADTNEGKWLKDNAHKYGFIIRYPKDKVDITEYQYEPWHIRYVGKDAAKVIYEKHITLEEYLGAV
- a CDS encoding transposase zinc-binding domain-containing protein — protein: MRKGTGIIKEILKDHFAGFWELHSNRFPESYRDHIKETVEKTIRCSTRDLGYARYECLGCEGNPLPKFVCFTCKSRLCHSCGKKYTDDWSDKQQEMIFNVTHRHMVFTIPQEIRNVFYNNRKKLNELSNQVAEVFKYHNKKKSIKNEDFRWGRMSIKIGLALFDDG
- a CDS encoding nitroreductase family protein; this encodes MAETKERSSIAEVIRERRAVKKGYNDKPVTKETVLELLEDAIWAPTHQLRQPWRFIFIDQEHKSSFAKQVAATYPEERQANREEYLNEPNALLAVIMQVPESQKQYDENFGATACMIENFWLLAWEQQLGVVWKTNPHIYDPKMKEILNVGDDEKIVGLLHLGYFDKEPIKKDRISVVEKFSMFEG
- the pepT gene encoding peptidase T, which codes for MKDELIKRFTTYVKVDTQSNEENETTPSTTGQLDLANMLVDELRQIGMADVTMDENGYVMATLPANSEKDVPTIGFLAHVDTATDFTGKNVNPQIIENFDGNDIQLNEDVVLSTKDFPELSGYKGQTLITTDGTTLLGADDKAGVTEIMTAMAYLINHPEIKHGQIRVAFTPDEEIGRGPHKFDVDRFNADFAYTVDGGPLGELQYESFNAAAAKINFKGNSVHPGTAKDKMVNAGRMAAEFICKFPESETPEHTEKYEGFFHLISVSGNVENTQATFIIRDFDKDNFARRKETMKANVQAMKDKYGENSLELQMKDQYYNMGEKIKPVKEIVDVAYQAMENLDIKPIVQPIRGGTDGSQLSYKGLPTPNLFAGGENFHGKYEYVSVETMEKATKVIVEICRLFEERG
- a CDS encoding mechanosensitive ion channel, with protein sequence MENFMNDYFTTNFWTGVQNVVIALIVFLVVWLIAKLVSNTVKKALKKTKWDDKLFNRFRLKGEPVKSERFIAKAVYYILLIVAFILFFNILNLTMIANPLSDLISTFLDFIPAVVKAVLILLLAWVIATIVQWLIVEGSKKLRIQRLFSKIGIADSEEGIRKTTETIGKFAFYLILLLFIPGVLQALNIQGVAEPFSGLLASILNFIPKLAAAVLIFAVGWFVGKIVRSVVTNLLDAAGTEKWIQKLKLSNLFEGTSFAKFVGNIVFILILIPITISALEQLELAGITEPAIGMLHSVVQMIPNILIAIGLILVGIWLGKLIGEFVSSYLARLGFNRFISTVSNNKVVDQEKWTPSYIAGYIVQILIIFFLTVQALYLIQLDFLVGIATAITAYLPNVLAAVLILGIALLLGSMVQKVLLHLLNGPATGVLAGFAKYSILILAAFMAVSQLGIASTIVNSAFILLLAALALAFGLAFGLGGKDFAAKYLQKFDKTIDNTSINQEQQNNTDNNDNL